The following are from one region of the Corylus avellana chromosome ca1, CavTom2PMs-1.0 genome:
- the LOC132167491 gene encoding probable N-acetyltransferase HLS1 isoform X1, with protein MVDNIEKKILVREFNEDRDFEVVGKLERKCEIGSKMGVSIFTSMIGDPLCRIRFYPLHVILVAELLENGKLVGVVRGCIKGVQTGNFGESHVKMGCILGLRVSPTHRRMGIGLELVNSVEEWLLRNGAEYTFLATEENNSASMNLFTLKCSYINLSSLVIFVQQICFPAKNYSLSEDIKVEKLHIDQATSLYKQKLKDKEISPADIEAILKENPSLGTWVCYFKEGGWMNTHNNNNEKKDDERKTPSSWIIFSIWNSCAKEKIFPCLGFLFLYGMLGEGEKLGELMESVWSFASNVGQNVKDCKVIAAELGVTDPLIKHVPQESSMSRINDLWYAKKLMFHDNNTDKLMLAKGPLGDVFVDPRDF; from the exons ATGGTGGACAACATAGAGAAGAAAATTCTTGTAAGGGAATTCAATGAAGACAGAGACTTTGAAGTGGTGGGGAAGCTTGAGAGGAAATGTGAGATAGGGTCTAAAATGGGGGTCTCAATTTTCACTAGCATGATTGGTGACCCTTTATGTAGGATTCGCTTCTATCCCCTTCATGTCATTCTG GTAGCTGAGCTGCTTGAAAATGGGAAGCTTGTCGGAGTGGTTCGAGGATGCATTAAGGGCGTTCAAACTGGTAATTTTGGGGAATCACATGTCAAGATGGGTTGCATACTAGGCCTTCGAGTCTCTCCTACACACCG ACGGATGGGAATAGGATTAGAGCTTGTGAATTCAGTTGAAGAATGGCTGCTGAGAAATGGAGCAGAGTATACATTTCTAGCCACTGAAGAAAACAACTCAGCCTCAATGAATCTCTTCACTCTCAAATGCAGCTACATCAACCTCAGCTCATTGGTCATATTTGTTCAACAAATCTGTTTCCCTGCTAAGAATTATAGCCTGTCGGAAGACATAAAAGTAGAGAAGTTGCACATAGACCAGGCAACTTCCTTGTACAAACAGAAGCTGAAAGACAAAGAGATATCTCCAGCAGACATTGAAGCGATTTTGAAGGAAAACCCCAGCCTCGGCACGTGGGTGTGCTACTTCAAAGAAGGCGGTTGGATGAACacacacaacaacaacaatgaaaagaaagatGATGAGAGGAAAACCCCAAGCTCTTGGATAATCTTCAGCATATGGAATAGCTGTGCAAAGGAAAAGATTTTTCCATGCCTTGGATTTCTCTTTCTGTATGGGATGCTTGGGGAGGGAGAGAAGCTTGGGGAGCTGATGGAATCTGTGTGGAGCTTTGCATCGAATGTGGGGCAAAATGTGAAGGATTGTAAGGTGATTGCAGCTGAGCTAGGGGTGACTGATCCTCTCATCAAGCATGTTCCACAGGAGTCCTCTATGTCACGAATCAATGATCTCTGGTACGCTAAGAAGTTGATGTTCCACGATAATAATACGGATAAATTAATGCTGGCCAAGGGACCATTAGGAGATGTATTTGTCGATCCAAGAGATTTTTAg
- the LOC132167491 gene encoding probable N-acetyltransferase HLS1-like isoform X2, with product MHICLPFLVAELLENGKLVGVVRGCIKGVQTGNFGESHVKMGCILGLRVSPTHRRMGIGLELVNSVEEWLLRNGAEYTFLATEENNSASMNLFTLKCSYINLSSLVIFVQQICFPAKNYSLSEDIKVEKLHIDQATSLYKQKLKDKEISPADIEAILKENPSLGTWVCYFKEGGWMNTHNNNNEKKDDERKTPSSWIIFSIWNSCAKEKIFPCLGFLFLYGMLGEGEKLGELMESVWSFASNVGQNVKDCKVIAAELGVTDPLIKHVPQESSMSRINDLWYAKKLMFHDNNTDKLMLAKGPLGDVFVDPRDF from the exons ATGCATATATGTCTCCCTTTCTTG GTAGCTGAGCTGCTTGAAAATGGGAAGCTTGTCGGAGTGGTTCGAGGATGCATTAAGGGCGTTCAAACTGGTAATTTTGGGGAATCACATGTCAAGATGGGTTGCATACTAGGCCTTCGAGTCTCTCCTACACACCG ACGGATGGGAATAGGATTAGAGCTTGTGAATTCAGTTGAAGAATGGCTGCTGAGAAATGGAGCAGAGTATACATTTCTAGCCACTGAAGAAAACAACTCAGCCTCAATGAATCTCTTCACTCTCAAATGCAGCTACATCAACCTCAGCTCATTGGTCATATTTGTTCAACAAATCTGTTTCCCTGCTAAGAATTATAGCCTGTCGGAAGACATAAAAGTAGAGAAGTTGCACATAGACCAGGCAACTTCCTTGTACAAACAGAAGCTGAAAGACAAAGAGATATCTCCAGCAGACATTGAAGCGATTTTGAAGGAAAACCCCAGCCTCGGCACGTGGGTGTGCTACTTCAAAGAAGGCGGTTGGATGAACacacacaacaacaacaatgaaaagaaagatGATGAGAGGAAAACCCCAAGCTCTTGGATAATCTTCAGCATATGGAATAGCTGTGCAAAGGAAAAGATTTTTCCATGCCTTGGATTTCTCTTTCTGTATGGGATGCTTGGGGAGGGAGAGAAGCTTGGGGAGCTGATGGAATCTGTGTGGAGCTTTGCATCGAATGTGGGGCAAAATGTGAAGGATTGTAAGGTGATTGCAGCTGAGCTAGGGGTGACTGATCCTCTCATCAAGCATGTTCCACAGGAGTCCTCTATGTCACGAATCAATGATCTCTGGTACGCTAAGAAGTTGATGTTCCACGATAATAATACGGATAAATTAATGCTGGCCAAGGGACCATTAGGAGATGTATTTGTCGATCCAAGAGATTTTTAg
- the LOC132167604 gene encoding probable N-acetyltransferase HLS1 isoform X1 has protein sequence MVDNIEKKILVREFNEDRDFEVVGKLERKCEIGSKMGVSIFTSMIGDPLCRIRFYPLHVILVAELLENGKLVGVVRGCIKGVQTGNFGESHVKMGCILGLRVSPTHRRMGIGLKLVNSIEEWLLRNGAEYTFLATEENNTASMNLFTLKCSYINLSSLVIFVQQICFPAKNYSLSEDIKIEKLHIDQATSLYKQKLKDKEISPADIEAILKENPSLGTWVCYFKEGGWMNTHNNNNEKKDDERKTPSSWIIFSIWNSCAKEKIFPCLGFLFLYGMLGEGEKLGELMESVWSFASNVGQNVKDCKVIAAELGVTDPLIKHVPQESSMSRINDLWYAKKLMFHDNNTDKLMLAKGPLGDVFVDPRDF, from the exons ATGGTGGACAACATAGAGAAGAAAATTCTTGTTAGGGAATTCAATGAAGACAGAGACTTTGAAGTGGTGGGGAAGCTTGAGAGGAAATGTGAGATAGGGTCTAAAATGGGGGTCTCAATTTTCACTAGCATGATTGGTGACCCTTTATGTAGGATTCGCTTCTATCCCCTTCATGTCATTCTG GTAGCTGAGCTGCTTGAAAATGGGAAGCTTGTCGGAGTGGTTCGAGGATGCATTAAGGGCGTTCAAACTGGTAATTTTGGGGAATCACATGTCAAGATGGGTTGCATACTAGGCCTTCGAGTCTCTCCTACACACCG ACGGATGGGAATAGGATTAAAGCTTGTGAATTCAATTGAAGAATGGCTGCTGAGAAATGGAGCAGAGTATACATTTCTAGCCACTGAAGAAAACAACACAGCCTCAATGAATCTCTTCACTCTCAAATGCAGCTACATCAACCTCAGCTCATTGGTCATATTTGTTCAACAAATCTGTTTCCCTGCTAAGAATTATAGTCTGTCGGAAGACATAAAAATAGAGAAGTTGCACATAGACCAGGCAACTTCCTTGTACAAACAGAAGCTGAAAGACAAAGAGATATCTCCAGCAGACATTGAAGCGATTTTGAAGGAAAACCCCAGCCTCGGCACGTGGGTGTGCTACTTCAAAGAAGGCGGTTGGATGAACacacacaacaacaacaatgaaaagaaagatGATGAGAGGAAAACCCCAAGCTCTTGGATAATCTTCAGCATATGGAATAGCTGTGCAAAGGAAAAGATTTTTCCATGCCTTGGATTTCTCTTTCTGTATGGGATGCTTGGGGAGGGAGAGAAGCTTGGGGAGCTGATGGAATCTGTGTGGAGCTTTGCATCGAATGTGGGGCAAAATGTGAAGGATTGTAAGGTGATTGCAGCTGAGCTAGGGGTGACTGATCCTCTCATCAAGCATGTTCCACAGGAATCCTCTATGTCACGAATCAATGATCTCTGGTACGCTAAGAAGTTGATGTTCCACGATAATAATACGGATAAATTAATGCTGGCCAAGGGACCATTAGGAGATGTATTTGTCGATCCAAGAGATTTTTAg
- the LOC132167604 gene encoding probable N-acetyltransferase HLS1-like isoform X2 has translation MHICLPFLVAELLENGKLVGVVRGCIKGVQTGNFGESHVKMGCILGLRVSPTHRRMGIGLKLVNSIEEWLLRNGAEYTFLATEENNTASMNLFTLKCSYINLSSLVIFVQQICFPAKNYSLSEDIKIEKLHIDQATSLYKQKLKDKEISPADIEAILKENPSLGTWVCYFKEGGWMNTHNNNNEKKDDERKTPSSWIIFSIWNSCAKEKIFPCLGFLFLYGMLGEGEKLGELMESVWSFASNVGQNVKDCKVIAAELGVTDPLIKHVPQESSMSRINDLWYAKKLMFHDNNTDKLMLAKGPLGDVFVDPRDF, from the exons ATGCATATATGTCTCCCTTTCTTG GTAGCTGAGCTGCTTGAAAATGGGAAGCTTGTCGGAGTGGTTCGAGGATGCATTAAGGGCGTTCAAACTGGTAATTTTGGGGAATCACATGTCAAGATGGGTTGCATACTAGGCCTTCGAGTCTCTCCTACACACCG ACGGATGGGAATAGGATTAAAGCTTGTGAATTCAATTGAAGAATGGCTGCTGAGAAATGGAGCAGAGTATACATTTCTAGCCACTGAAGAAAACAACACAGCCTCAATGAATCTCTTCACTCTCAAATGCAGCTACATCAACCTCAGCTCATTGGTCATATTTGTTCAACAAATCTGTTTCCCTGCTAAGAATTATAGTCTGTCGGAAGACATAAAAATAGAGAAGTTGCACATAGACCAGGCAACTTCCTTGTACAAACAGAAGCTGAAAGACAAAGAGATATCTCCAGCAGACATTGAAGCGATTTTGAAGGAAAACCCCAGCCTCGGCACGTGGGTGTGCTACTTCAAAGAAGGCGGTTGGATGAACacacacaacaacaacaatgaaaagaaagatGATGAGAGGAAAACCCCAAGCTCTTGGATAATCTTCAGCATATGGAATAGCTGTGCAAAGGAAAAGATTTTTCCATGCCTTGGATTTCTCTTTCTGTATGGGATGCTTGGGGAGGGAGAGAAGCTTGGGGAGCTGATGGAATCTGTGTGGAGCTTTGCATCGAATGTGGGGCAAAATGTGAAGGATTGTAAGGTGATTGCAGCTGAGCTAGGGGTGACTGATCCTCTCATCAAGCATGTTCCACAGGAATCCTCTATGTCACGAATCAATGATCTCTGGTACGCTAAGAAGTTGATGTTCCACGATAATAATACGGATAAATTAATGCTGGCCAAGGGACCATTAGGAGATGTATTTGTCGATCCAAGAGATTTTTAg
- the LOC132185135 gene encoding protein high chlorophyll fluorescent 107, whose protein sequence is MPLLPPPSSSSSSSANPNLTLFSPSQNPHSLSKFSFKIPIIPLHSYLTITSCSSQDSATPLLEESPTRTKESGYDVVSENKVLVVRRPVMDSSGDGGGEDSDDDGGLARSSAIDSGLAEFAKKMPMFEPERVEGSSGSLERPLAVNLDLALYRAKFLARSYRYDEADEVLDKCINIWPEDGRAYVALGKILSKQSKMAEARAVYEKGCQATQGENPYIWQCWAVLEKKMGNIRRARELFDAATVANKRHIAAWHGWAVLELKQGNIKKARQLLAKALKFCGGNEYVYQTLAMLEAKANRYEQARYLFLQATKCNPKSCASWLAWAQLEIQQENKRAARQLFEKAVQASPKNRFAWHVWGVFESNMGNMDKGRKLLKIGHALNPRDPVLLQSLALLEYKHSSANLARVLFRRASELDPRHQPVWVAWGWMEWKEGNIGKARELYQRALSINSTGESASRCLQAWGVLEQRIGNLSAARRLFRSSLNINSQSYVTWMTWASLEEDQGNSVRAEEIRNLYFQQRTEVVDDASWVMGFLDIIDPAIESIKRLLKLDQESFTKAKVSLEKIAEINGKGSIDEESSGFLDGKDDMESGMGMDLDAFISEKLSLDPSKLDVRMEPSKAFLTKRTTTRPAPRRTWRPENRSTTIS, encoded by the exons ATGCCACTTCTTCCTCCTCcgtcttcttcatcttcttcttctgcaaaCCCCAACTTgactctcttctctccctctcaaaaCCCTCACTCGCTCTCCAAATTCTCCTTCAAAATCCCCATTATACCCCTCCACTCTTACCTCACCATAACCTCATGCTCCTCCCAAGACTCGGCCACGCCGCTCCTCGAGGAGTCGCCGACCCGTACCAAAGAGAGCGGCTACGATGTCGTATCGGAGAACAAAGTTCTCGTCGTTCGCCGGCCGGTGATGGATTCTTCCGGTGACGGTGGGGGTGAAGACAGTGACGACGACGGCGGTTTGGCGAGGTCTTCGGCTATCGATTCGGGGCTCGCGGAGTTCGCGAAGAAGATGCCGATGTTCGAGCCGGAGAGAGTGGAGGGCTCGTCGGGGTCTCTGGAGAGGCCGCTGGCAGTGAACTTGGACTTGGCGCTGTACAGAGCCAAGTTCTTGGCGAGGAGTTATCGTTACGACGAAGCCGATGAAGTACTTGATAAG TGTATAAACATTTGGCCGGAAGACGGGCGGGCGTATGTGGCGTTGGGGAAGATATTGAGTAAGCAATCGAAAATGGCGGAAGCTAGAGCCGTGTATGAGAAGGGTTGCCAGGCTACTCAAGGAGAAAATCCCTACATTTGGCAG TGCTGGGCTGTTCTGGAAAAAAAGATGGGAAATATAAGGAGAGCAAGAGAGTTATTTGATGCAGCCACAGTTGCCAATAAAAGGCACATTGCTGCCTGGCATGGTTGGGCAGTTCTAGAGCTGAAGCAGGGAAATATCAAGAAAGCAAGGCAGCTGCTGGCTAAAGCTTTAAAATTTTGTGGTGGAAATGAGTACGTTTATCAAACACTTGCAATGCTTGAAGCTAAAGCAAATCGGTATGAGCAGGCTAGATATTTGTTCCTGCAGGCCACTAAGTGTAACCCCAAAAGCTGTGCCAGCTGGCTT GCATGGGCACAATTGGAGATTCAGCAAGAAAACAAGCGTGCTGCTAGGCAGCTATTTGAG AAAGCAGTCCAGGCAAGTCCCAAAAATAGGTTTGCATGGCATGTATGGGGAGTTTTTGAATCTAATATGGGCAATATGGACAAGGGGAGAAAACTATTGAAGATAGGCCATGCACTTAATCCTAGGGATCCTGTCCTCCTTCAATCTCTTGCTTTGTTGGAATATAAACACTCGTCAGCAAATCTTGCTAGAGTGCTGTTCAGGAGAGCTTCTGAATTGGATCCAAGGCACCAACCAGTATGGGTT GCTTGGGGATGGATGGAATGGAAAGAAGGTAACATAGGAAAGGCCAGGGAGTTATACCAAAGAGCATTGTCAATTAACTCAACTGGTGAAAGTGCCTCACGATGTCTTCAG gCTTGGGGTGTTCTAGAACAGAGAATTGGTAATTTATCAGCAGCCCGAAGATTATTTAGGTCCTCACTGAATATAAATTCACAAAGTTATGTAACATGGATGACATGGGCATCATTGGAGGAGGATCAAGGCAATTCTGTGCGTGCTGAGGAGATTCGAAATCTCTATTTTCAGCAG CGTACAGAAGTTGTGGATGATGCCTCATGGGTTATGGGATTCTTAGATATCATTGACCCTGCAATTGAAAGCATAAAGAGGCTCTTGAAGTTAGACCAGGAGTCATTCACCAAGGCAAAGGTTTCTTTAGAAAAGATAgcagaaattaatggaaaaggcAGCATTGATGAGGAGTCCTCTGGCTTCTTAGATGGCAAAGACGATATGGAAAGTGGAATGGGAATGGATTTGGATGCTTTCATCAGTGAAAAGTTGTCTCTAGACCCATCAAAGCTCGATGTTCGGATGGAACCATCCAAGGCTTTTCTGACCAAGAGAACAACAACAAGACCAGCTCCTAGAAGAACATGGAGACCAGAAAACAGAAGTACCACAATATCCTGA